The bacterium sequence GCCACGCAGGGTCGCCCGCTGCTTGCGGTCGTACCCGATCTCGCTCTTGACCTGCTGGATCTTCACCGTCTGTCCGGATGTGTCGTCGGCCATGGTCCTACCCCTTCCGCCTAACGCGTGCGGCCGAGCTGCGCGAGTCGCTCTTCCGGATCGCGGAGCTCGCTGAGCCCGGCCATCACGGCGTTCACGACGTTGCGCGGCGTCTTGGTGCCGAGGGTCTTCGTGAGGACGTCGGAAACCCCCGCAGACTCGACGACGGCACGAACCGGACCGCCGGCGATCACCCCCGTACCGGGAGAAGCCGGCTGCATCAGCACGCGGCCCGCACCCGAGATTCCGATCACGTCGTGGGGCAGCGTCCGACCGTCGATCAGCGGGATCTTGATCAGCGACTTGCGTGCGCGCTCCACGCCCTTGCGGATCGCTTCCGGCACTTCGCTCGCCTTGCCGAGACCGACACCAACGACGCCCGCGCCGTCACCGACGACCACGAGGGCGGAGAAGCTGAAGCGACGACCGCCCTTCACCACCTTCGAGACGCGGTTGATGTGGATGACCCGATCATTCAGCTCGTAGTCGTTCGCGTTGAGGAGCGACGATTGAATTACAGATGCCATGTCAGAACTGAAGCCCCGCTTCGCGAGCCCCTTCCGCGACGGCCGCGATGCGACCGTGGAAGAGGAATCCGTTTCGATTGAAGACGACCTGGTCGATCGACTTTTCCTTGGCGATCCGGCCGATCGCTTCGCCGACCTTCTTGGCCGCCTCGACGTTGCCGGTCCCGCCCTCGCCCGCGATCGAGCGATCCCGCGTCGACGCCGCGGCGAGGGTCTTGCCCGACGGATCGATCAGCTGCGCGTAGGTGTGCTTCGCGCTGCGGAAGACCGTGAGCGAGACGCGCTCGCTGCGAGCCAGACCGGTCTGGGTCCGAGCCTTGCGCGCCAG is a genomic window containing:
- the rplR gene encoding 50S ribosomal protein L18 produces the protein MKKKIQDTKRRKWLARKARTQTGLARSERVSLTVFRSAKHTYAQLIDPSGKTLAAASTRDRSIAGEGGTGNVEAAKKVGEAIGRIAKEKSIDQVVFNRNGFLFHGRIAAVAEGAREAGLQF
- the rpsE gene encoding 30S ribosomal protein S5 — translated: MASVIQSSLLNANDYELNDRVIHINRVSKVVKGGRRFSFSALVVVGDGAGVVGVGLGKASEVPEAIRKGVERARKSLIKIPLIDGRTLPHDVIGISGAGRVLMQPASPGTGVIAGGPVRAVVESAGVSDVLTKTLGTKTPRNVVNAVMAGLSELRDPEERLAQLGRTR